The proteins below come from a single Pseudomonas chlororaphis genomic window:
- a CDS encoding trans-aconitate methyltransferase has product MSWSARQYVTFEQERTRPARDLLAAIATREARSVIDLGCGPGNSTELLVEHFPGATVRGLDSSGDMIEAARRRLPAVTFDIADIGQWHEPGPFDVIFANAALQWLPDHATLLPALVNKLAPGGSLAIQMPDTLHQPSHRLMRDIAANGPWASQLAQAAQSRTEVEDPSTYYSILKPHCARVDVWRTVYHHPLADGAAGVVEWFKGSGLRPFLAPLDEPQREQYLAQYLKAVEQAYPTLDDGSVLLPFPRVFMVATR; this is encoded by the coding sequence ATGAGCTGGTCCGCCAGACAGTACGTCACGTTTGAACAGGAACGCACCCGCCCCGCCCGGGACCTGCTGGCCGCCATTGCGACCCGCGAGGCACGCTCGGTGATCGACCTGGGCTGCGGCCCCGGCAACTCCACCGAACTGCTGGTGGAACACTTCCCCGGCGCAACGGTGCGCGGCCTGGACAGCTCCGGCGACATGATCGAGGCCGCTCGCCGCCGCTTGCCCGCCGTAACCTTTGATATCGCCGACATCGGCCAATGGCATGAGCCCGGACCGTTCGACGTGATCTTCGCCAACGCCGCGCTGCAATGGCTGCCCGACCATGCCACGCTGCTGCCCGCCCTGGTGAACAAACTCGCCCCCGGCGGCAGCCTGGCGATCCAGATGCCCGACACCCTGCACCAGCCCTCCCATCGCCTGATGCGCGATATCGCGGCGAACGGTCCCTGGGCCAGCCAACTGGCGCAGGCCGCGCAGAGCCGCACCGAGGTCGAAGACCCCAGCACCTATTATTCGATCCTCAAGCCCCACTGCGCCCGCGTCGACGTCTGGCGCACGGTCTACCATCACCCGCTGGCCGACGGCGCGGCGGGCGTGGTGGAGTGGTTCAAGGGCAGTGGCCTGCGGCCGTTTCTCGCCCCTCTGGATGAGCCGCAGCGCGAGCAGTACCTGGCCCAGTACCTCAAAGCCGTCGAACAGGCTTACCCGACCCTGGACGATGGCTCGGTGCTGCTGCCGTTCCCCCGCGTGTTCATGGTGGCGACGCGTTGA
- a CDS encoding MFS transporter, with the protein MANPYRELFNAPGSLGFVLAGMVARMPISMTGIGLITMLSQLQGGYGLAGAVAATFALATAFCAPQVSRLVDRFGQGRVLPIAALLGGGALALLLLCTHLQAPQWTLFVFAALAGCMPSMSAMVRARWTELYRGQPQLRTAYALESVLDEVCFIVGPPLSVGLCVVAFPEAGPLASVLALALGVTAFVLQRGTEPPVHPHQAQHQGSIIASGDVLLLLLLMIAMGIIVGVVDVVSVAFAQQQGQPAAASIVLSVYAFGSCLAGLAFGALRSKLPLPLLFLYGGAGTGLTTLPLLLASNITGLSAAMFVAGLSFAPTLIVAMALVERLVPPARLTEGLTWLVTGLSIGVAIGAAGSGWLVDTFGARSGFWLAIVAGAVVLGAAVQSYRRLKE; encoded by the coding sequence ATGGCAAACCCCTATCGCGAACTGTTCAACGCCCCCGGCAGCCTGGGGTTCGTGCTGGCCGGCATGGTGGCGCGCATGCCGATTTCCATGACGGGCATCGGCCTGATCACCATGCTCTCGCAATTGCAGGGCGGCTATGGCCTGGCCGGTGCAGTGGCGGCGACGTTTGCCTTGGCGACCGCGTTCTGTGCACCGCAGGTGTCGCGCCTGGTCGACCGTTTCGGCCAAGGACGTGTCTTGCCGATCGCCGCGCTACTCGGTGGCGGGGCGCTGGCGCTGCTGTTGCTGTGCACGCACTTGCAGGCGCCTCAATGGACGCTGTTCGTGTTCGCCGCCCTGGCCGGTTGCATGCCGAGCATGTCGGCCATGGTGCGGGCGCGCTGGACCGAGTTGTACCGTGGCCAGCCGCAACTGCGCACCGCCTATGCGCTGGAGTCGGTGCTCGATGAAGTGTGTTTCATCGTCGGGCCGCCGCTGTCGGTGGGTCTGTGCGTGGTGGCGTTTCCGGAGGCGGGGCCGCTGGCGTCGGTGCTGGCGCTGGCGCTTGGGGTGACGGCGTTTGTCTTGCAGCGCGGCACCGAGCCACCGGTGCACCCGCATCAGGCCCAGCACCAAGGTTCGATCATCGCTTCGGGTGACGTGCTGTTGTTGCTGCTGTTGATGATAGCCATGGGCATCATCGTCGGCGTGGTGGATGTGGTCAGCGTGGCGTTCGCCCAGCAACAGGGGCAACCGGCGGCGGCGAGTATCGTACTGTCGGTGTATGCCTTCGGTTCGTGCCTGGCGGGATTGGCCTTCGGTGCGCTTCGTTCAAAGCTGCCCTTGCCGCTGCTGTTTTTGTACGGTGGGGCAGGTACGGGGTTGACGACGCTGCCGTTGTTGCTGGCGTCCAATATCACCGGGTTGTCGGCGGCGATGTTCGTCGCTGGGCTGTCCTTTGCGCCGACGCTGATCGTCGCCATGGCCCTGGTGGAGCGCCTCGTGCCGCCGGCCAGGCTGACCGAAGGCCTGACCTGGCTGGTGACCGGCCTGAGCATCGGCGTGGCAATCGGTGCGGCCGGCTCCGGCTGGCTGGTGGACACCTTTGGCGCGCGCAGTGGGTTCTGGCTGGCGATAGTGGCCGGCGCGGTGGTGTTGGGCGCGGCGGTGCAGAGTTATCGGCGGTTGAAAGAGTGA
- a CDS encoding cupin has translation MDLQTILGKLFANAGAVGIEGVFQFVFGPHQAYWSEVKTGSRTQAGRHTSPDVTIDVAEKDFLAIMGGMANVEELFASGRLKIGGNMGLATLLPQIIDHARHGGGVVEKVDMNKRYPTPSRFSEKLTASLPVQRSVERRPRSGLSVQEFRARYLPHGIPVVISDALQDWPLFKLSREESLVHFAQLQGITRHGDYVKKTFSTERDFRSTSMADFIASLDSPAAKSANGEPPAYMGNNILPAQLLEQIKYPPYFDPALFIPPRIWIGPKGTLTPLHRDDTDNLFAQVWGQKTFTLAAPHHREALGTWSTAPQGGLDGCDFNPDAPDYQRFPHARDVTFMRVTLEAGDLLFLPEGWFHQVASVSTSLSVNFWVNSGRGW, from the coding sequence GTGGACCTGCAAACCATCCTGGGCAAACTGTTCGCCAATGCCGGCGCCGTCGGTATCGAGGGCGTCTTCCAATTCGTGTTCGGCCCGCACCAGGCGTACTGGTCCGAGGTCAAGACCGGCAGCCGCACCCAGGCCGGTCGGCACACCAGCCCCGACGTGACCATCGACGTGGCAGAGAAGGACTTTCTCGCAATCATGGGCGGCATGGCCAACGTCGAAGAATTGTTCGCCAGCGGGCGCCTGAAGATCGGCGGCAACATGGGCCTGGCGACGTTGCTGCCGCAGATCATCGACCATGCCCGGCATGGGGGTGGCGTGGTAGAAAAAGTCGACATGAACAAGCGCTACCCGACCCCGTCGCGCTTCAGCGAAAAACTCACCGCCAGCCTGCCGGTCCAGCGCAGCGTGGAGCGTCGACCGCGCAGCGGTTTGTCAGTGCAGGAGTTTCGCGCTCGCTATCTGCCCCACGGCATCCCGGTGGTCATCAGCGATGCGCTGCAGGACTGGCCGTTGTTCAAGCTCAGCCGCGAGGAGTCCCTGGTGCACTTTGCGCAACTGCAGGGCATCACCCGCCATGGCGACTACGTGAAGAAAACCTTCTCCACCGAACGGGATTTCCGCTCCACCTCCATGGCCGACTTCATCGCCTCCCTCGACAGCCCCGCGGCCAAGAGCGCCAACGGTGAGCCACCGGCGTACATGGGCAACAACATCCTGCCCGCGCAATTGCTGGAGCAGATCAAGTACCCGCCCTACTTCGACCCGGCGCTGTTCATCCCGCCGCGCATCTGGATCGGCCCCAAGGGCACGCTGACACCGCTGCACCGCGACGACACCGACAACCTGTTCGCCCAGGTCTGGGGCCAGAAAACCTTCACCCTCGCCGCGCCCCATCACCGCGAAGCCCTCGGCACCTGGTCCACCGCGCCCCAGGGCGGGCTCGACGGTTGCGACTTCAACCCCGACGCGCCGGACTACCAGCGCTTCCCCCACGCCCGGGACGTCACATTCATGCGGGTGACACTGGAGGCCGGGGACTTGCTGTTCCTGCCTGAAGGCTGGTTCCACCAGGTAGCGTCGGTGTCGACTTCGTTGTCGGTGAATTTCTGGGTGAATTCGGGGCGGGGTTGGTAG